The Hydrogenophaga crocea genome contains a region encoding:
- a CDS encoding FAD-dependent oxidoreductase, with the protein MADDLFDVLIAGGGPCGLMLANELGRRGVRCLLVDSKPGTAFNPQANATQARTMEHFRRLGFADEVRAQGLPADHPTDIAYFTRYARHELARIRLPTAAQAREQVKTLTGSWSAAELPHRVSQKFVEQTLLRHARAWPVNTLRYGCALDSFHDDGEHVHATLRPADGGAPETVRARFLVGADGARSGVRRQLGIEWGGVTGIQRDFMGGRMLAVYLRSPQLAQVLPRERAWMYVSVNHERRAFMACVDGVAEYAFHAALRPDEDADAWSEADAQRVFAEVVGEAVPIEVLSMGTWLAGHALVAQRLRRGRVFIAGDAAHLFTPTGGLGYNTAVEDAVNLAWKLAGVLRGQAPDALLDSYEAERRPLAERNTAYARRFADSVGLFTARPELEEDSPRGEAERAAAGRHLDQHARLEFNIPGVTFGGRYDASPVIVRDGAPLPPDEPNVYVPTASPGGRPPHAWLDDGRSLFDLFHTEWTLLALGPDAPDTGAFEAVAREWGLDLRVLRLPQPSLRALYEAPLALIRPDQIVAWRGDSAAAARAVLAQVTARAPAP; encoded by the coding sequence ATGGCGGACGATCTGTTCGATGTGCTGATCGCGGGCGGCGGCCCTTGCGGCCTGATGCTGGCCAACGAGCTGGGCCGCCGCGGCGTGCGTTGCCTGCTGGTCGACAGCAAGCCCGGCACGGCCTTCAACCCGCAGGCCAACGCCACGCAGGCGCGCACCATGGAGCACTTCCGCCGCCTGGGCTTTGCCGACGAGGTGCGTGCCCAGGGCCTGCCGGCCGATCACCCGACCGACATCGCCTACTTTACGCGCTACGCGCGCCACGAGCTCGCGCGCATCCGCCTGCCCACCGCGGCGCAGGCGCGCGAGCAGGTGAAGACGCTCACGGGCTCGTGGAGCGCGGCCGAGCTGCCGCACCGCGTGTCGCAGAAGTTCGTCGAGCAGACGCTGCTGCGCCACGCCCGGGCCTGGCCCGTCAACACGCTGCGCTACGGCTGCGCGCTCGACAGCTTCCACGACGACGGCGAGCACGTGCACGCCACGCTGCGCCCGGCCGATGGCGGTGCGCCCGAAACGGTGCGCGCGCGTTTTCTCGTGGGCGCGGATGGCGCGCGCAGCGGCGTGCGGCGCCAGCTCGGCATCGAGTGGGGTGGCGTCACCGGCATCCAGCGCGACTTCATGGGCGGGCGCATGCTCGCGGTCTACCTGCGCTCGCCGCAGCTCGCGCAGGTGCTGCCGCGCGAGCGCGCATGGATGTACGTCTCGGTGAACCACGAGCGCCGCGCCTTCATGGCCTGCGTCGACGGCGTGGCCGAGTACGCCTTCCACGCCGCGCTGCGGCCCGACGAAGACGCCGATGCCTGGAGCGAGGCCGACGCGCAGCGCGTGTTCGCCGAGGTGGTGGGCGAGGCCGTGCCCATCGAGGTGCTGTCCATGGGCACCTGGCTCGCGGGACACGCGCTGGTGGCGCAGCGCCTCCGGCGCGGGCGGGTGTTCATCGCGGGCGATGCCGCGCACCTGTTCACGCCCACGGGCGGCCTGGGCTACAACACCGCGGTCGAAGACGCGGTGAACCTGGCCTGGAAGCTCGCGGGTGTGCTGCGCGGCCAGGCGCCCGATGCGCTGCTCGACAGCTACGAGGCCGAGCGCCGGCCGCTGGCCGAGCGCAACACCGCCTACGCGCGCCGCTTCGCCGATTCGGTGGGCCTGTTCACCGCGCGGCCCGAACTCGAGGAAGACTCGCCGCGCGGCGAGGCCGAGCGCGCCGCCGCGGGGCGCCACCTCGACCAGCACGCGCGGCTCGAATTCAACATTCCGGGCGTGACCTTCGGCGGCCGCTACGACGCCTCGCCCGTGATCGTGCGCGACGGCGCGCCCTTGCCGCCCGACGAGCCCAACGTTTACGTGCCCACCGCGAGCCCGGGCGGTCGCCCGCCACACGCCTGGCTCGACGACGGCCGTTCGCTGTTCGATCTGTTCCACACCGAATGGACCCTGCTCGCACTCGGGCCCGACGCGCCCGACACCGGGGCCTTCGAGGCCGTGGCCCGCGAATGGGGCCTGGACCTGCGCGTGCTGCGCCTGCCGCAGCCGTCGCTGCGCGCGCTCTATGAGGCGCCGCTCGCGCTGATCCGCCCCGACCAGATCGTGGCCTGGCGCGGCGACAGCGCCGCCGCGGCGCGGGCGGTGCTCGCGCAGGTCACGGCCCGCGCGCCGGCGCCCTAG
- a CDS encoding MarR family winged helix-turn-helix transcriptional regulator: MSPPSAPDDDFRWRQHNPGRVLDNALRRFEERVLELLREAGQTQTRRSHVNLTRHLDLHGTRITELARRAAMTNAAMTELIDQCEALGLVERQPDPADKRARVVCFTVAGLAWLDAFGQAVAAAQAEMAAEIGQAGMSVVLGGLARYAQARDEGG, translated from the coding sequence ATGAGCCCGCCCTCCGCCCCCGACGACGACTTCCGCTGGCGCCAGCACAACCCGGGCCGCGTGCTCGACAACGCGCTGCGCCGCTTCGAAGAGCGCGTGCTCGAGCTGTTGCGCGAGGCCGGCCAGACGCAGACCCGGCGCTCGCACGTGAACCTCACGCGCCACCTCGACCTGCACGGCACGCGCATCACCGAGCTCGCACGCCGCGCGGCCATGACCAACGCCGCCATGACCGAACTCATCGACCAGTGCGAGGCGCTGGGCCTGGTCGAGCGCCAGCCCGATCCCGCCGACAAGCGCGCGCGCGTGGTCTGTTTCACCGTGGCCGGCCTGGCCTGGCTCGACGCGTTCGGCCAGGCCGTGGCCGCGGCGCAGGCCGAGATGGCGGCCGAGATCGGCCAGGCCGGCATGTCGGTCGTGCTCGGCGGCCTCGCGCGCTACGCGCAGGCGCGCGACGAAGGCGGCTGA
- the bioA gene encoding adenosylmethionine--8-amino-7-oxononanoate transaminase, producing the protein MSAAPPDTRPAHPSPQANEPWQRRSLAALWHPCTQMARAARTPPLPLLRGEGPWLFDAAGRRYYDANSSWWVNLFGHSDAGLNLAIRNQLDQLPHAMLAGCTHPPAVLLGEKLSALTGGALGHCFFASDGASAVEIALKMSFHSWRNRGLSGKRGFVCLRNGYHGETLGALAVTDVALFRDAYDPLLLRAHVVASPDSRAGPAQEAAALRELERLLQRRHDQIAALIVEPLVQCAAGMVMHRPSYLRGVRALCSAHGVHLIADEIAVGCGRTGSFFAFEQARTDWPDFILLAKGLSGGTLPLSVVLTTDEVYRSFWSEDTARGFLHSHSYTGNPLACAAANAVLDRFAHDGVLERNAAQAALLAEAFADFAQHPRVRHLRQQGSILAFDVADAAPGFAERFHRAARERELLIRPIGSTVYMMPPYLIDRPAAAFLSAAVRDTLNHVD; encoded by the coding sequence ATGAGCGCAGCGCCCCCCGACACCCGGCCAGCCCACCCGTCCCCGCAGGCCAACGAGCCCTGGCAGCGGCGCAGCCTCGCCGCGCTGTGGCACCCCTGCACGCAGATGGCGCGCGCCGCGCGCACGCCGCCGCTGCCCCTGCTGCGCGGCGAAGGGCCCTGGCTGTTCGACGCCGCGGGCCGGCGCTACTACGACGCCAACAGCTCGTGGTGGGTCAACCTCTTCGGCCACAGCGACGCCGGCCTCAACCTGGCGATCCGCAATCAGCTCGACCAGCTGCCGCACGCCATGCTCGCGGGCTGCACGCACCCGCCCGCGGTGCTGTTGGGCGAGAAGCTGTCGGCGCTCACGGGCGGTGCGCTGGGCCACTGTTTCTTCGCCAGCGACGGCGCCTCGGCCGTGGAGATTGCGCTCAAGATGAGCTTTCACAGCTGGCGCAACCGCGGCCTCAGCGGCAAGCGCGGCTTCGTCTGCCTGCGCAACGGCTACCACGGCGAGACCCTGGGCGCGCTCGCGGTGACCGACGTGGCGCTGTTTCGCGACGCCTACGACCCGCTGCTGCTGCGCGCCCATGTGGTGGCCTCGCCCGACAGCCGCGCGGGCCCGGCGCAGGAGGCCGCGGCCTTGCGCGAGCTGGAACGGCTGCTGCAGCGCCGCCACGATCAGATCGCAGCCCTCATCGTCGAGCCGCTGGTGCAGTGCGCCGCGGGCATGGTGATGCACCGCCCCTCGTACCTGCGCGGCGTGCGCGCGCTGTGCAGCGCGCACGGCGTGCACCTGATCGCCGACGAGATCGCCGTGGGCTGCGGCCGCACCGGCAGCTTCTTCGCGTTCGAGCAGGCGCGCACCGACTGGCCCGACTTCATCCTGCTGGCCAAGGGGCTGAGCGGCGGCACCCTGCCCTTGTCCGTGGTGCTCACCACCGACGAGGTCTACCGCAGCTTCTGGAGCGAAGACACCGCGCGCGGCTTCCTGCACTCGCATTCCTACACCGGCAACCCGCTGGCCTGCGCCGCCGCCAACGCGGTGCTCGACCGTTTCGCCCACGACGGCGTGCTGGAGCGCAACGCCGCCCAGGCCGCGCTGCTGGCAGAGGCATTCGCGGACTTTGCACAGCACCCGCGCGTGCGCCACCTGCGCCAGCAGGGCAGCATCCTGGCCTTCGACGTGGCCGATGCCGCGCCCGGTTTCGCCGAGCGCTTCCACCGGGCCGCGCGCGAGCGCGAGCTGCTGATCCGGCCCATCGGGTCCACCGTGTACATGATGCCGCCCTACCTCATCGACCGGCCCGCCGCGGCCTTTCTGTCGGCCGCCGTGCGCGACACCCTGAACCATGTTGATTGA
- a CDS encoding aminotransferase class I/II-fold pyridoxal phosphate-dependent enzyme: protein MLIEHLKARLAAIEARGERRERHRAQTPTATRQTMRRPDGGKRELLMFCANDYLGLASHPALVQALADGAQHHGAGAGASPLVSGHSELHHRLEERLAAWYAPHIPGARVLGFSCGYMANIAVLSTLCDADTEIFSERLNHASLIDGARLSRARVTPYPHADLCTLRAQLMQSQARIKLIATDAVFSMDGDIAPLADILMLAERFDAWVVVDDAHGFGVLGARGRGTLERLGLSSPRLILMGTLGKAAGLAGAFVVAEPTVGEYLLQAARAHLFSTAVPPALVQAQLTSLDLIEGPDGSVRRERLALLQSRLHAGLARLCAQHPALGWHAPRTDTPVQPLIVGDNAAAMDLSERLARAGIRVAGIRPPSVPAGTARLRITLCAGHTRDDVDRLLQALQACAHGWSPPARPAGR, encoded by the coding sequence ATGTTGATTGAGCACCTGAAGGCGCGGCTGGCCGCAATCGAGGCGCGCGGCGAACGGCGCGAACGCCACCGCGCGCAGACACCCACAGCCACACGCCAGACCATGCGCCGCCCCGACGGTGGCAAGCGTGAGCTGCTGATGTTCTGCGCCAACGACTACCTGGGCCTGGCCTCGCACCCCGCGCTGGTGCAGGCCCTGGCCGACGGCGCGCAACACCACGGCGCGGGCGCGGGCGCCTCGCCCCTGGTGAGCGGCCACAGCGAACTGCACCACCGGCTCGAAGAGCGGCTTGCGGCCTGGTACGCACCGCACATCCCGGGCGCGCGCGTGCTGGGCTTCTCGTGCGGCTACATGGCCAACATCGCGGTGCTGTCCACGCTGTGCGATGCCGACACCGAGATCTTTTCGGAGCGCCTGAACCACGCCTCGCTCATCGACGGAGCACGCCTGTCGCGCGCGCGGGTCACGCCCTATCCGCACGCCGACCTGTGCACGCTGCGTGCGCAGCTCATGCAAAGCCAGGCCCGCATCAAGCTCATCGCCACCGACGCGGTGTTCAGCATGGATGGCGACATCGCGCCGCTGGCCGACATCCTGATGCTGGCCGAACGTTTCGACGCGTGGGTGGTGGTGGACGACGCCCACGGCTTCGGCGTGCTGGGTGCCCGCGGCCGCGGCACGCTCGAGCGGCTCGGCCTGTCGAGCCCGCGCCTGATCCTCATGGGCACGCTGGGCAAGGCCGCGGGCCTGGCCGGCGCCTTCGTGGTGGCCGAGCCCACGGTGGGCGAGTACCTGCTGCAGGCCGCGCGCGCCCACCTCTTCAGCACCGCCGTGCCGCCCGCACTGGTCCAGGCGCAGCTCACGAGCCTCGACCTCATCGAAGGCCCCGATGGCAGCGTGCGGCGCGAGCGGCTGGCGCTGCTGCAATCGCGCCTGCATGCGGGCCTCGCCCGGCTGTGCGCGCAACACCCGGCGCTGGGTTGGCACGCGCCCCGCACCGACACGCCGGTGCAACCGCTGATCGTGGGCGACAACGCCGCGGCCATGGACCTGAGCGAACGCCTGGCGCGCGCCGGAATCCGCGTGGCCGGCATCCGGCCGCCTTCGGTGCCGGCGGGCACGGCCCGCCTGCGCATCACGCTGTGCGCCGGGCACACCCGCGACGACGTCGACCGGCTGCTCCAGGCGCTGCAGGCCTGCGCGCACGGCTGGTCTCCGCCCGCGAGGCCGGCGGGGCGATGA
- the bioD gene encoding dethiobiotin synthase translates to MRGFFVTGTDTGVGKTVVSAGLVWLLQQHGWRVAPVKPVAAGLEHIDGRWINADVLRLREACALPLDEADIGPLQLRAACAPHIAAALEGAAIAPHAVLDAVRRAAARADCVVVEGVGGWRVPLTDTWDSADLAAALGLPVVLVVGLRLGCLNHALLSADAIRARRLPLAGWVGNTLPPEMPWARENLSALRAHIAAPCLGLVPPLRDTGPRALTDHLNATAVLDALAAIP, encoded by the coding sequence ATGAGGGGCTTCTTCGTCACCGGCACCGACACCGGCGTGGGCAAGACGGTGGTGAGCGCGGGCCTGGTCTGGCTGCTGCAGCAGCACGGCTGGCGGGTGGCGCCGGTCAAGCCTGTGGCCGCAGGACTGGAGCACATCGACGGCCGCTGGATCAATGCCGATGTGCTGCGGCTGCGCGAAGCCTGTGCGCTGCCGCTGGACGAGGCCGACATCGGCCCGCTGCAGCTGCGCGCCGCGTGTGCGCCCCACATCGCGGCCGCGCTCGAAGGCGCGGCGATCGCGCCGCACGCGGTGCTCGACGCGGTGCGCCGCGCCGCGGCGCGCGCCGACTGCGTGGTGGTGGAAGGGGTGGGCGGCTGGCGCGTGCCGCTCACCGACACCTGGGACAGCGCCGACCTTGCGGCCGCGCTCGGTCTGCCCGTGGTGCTGGTGGTGGGGCTGCGCCTGGGTTGCCTCAACCATGCCTTGCTCAGCGCGGACGCGATCCGCGCGCGCCGCCTGCCGCTGGCGGGCTGGGTGGGCAACACCCTGCCCCCCGAAATGCCGTGGGCGCGAGAAAACCTCTCGGCCCTGCGTGCCCACATCGCCGCACCCTGTCTCGGCCTGGTGCCTCCGCTGCGCGATACCGGCCCGCGCGCCCTCACCGATCACCTGAACGCCACGGCCGTGCTAGACGCACTCGCCGCCATACCCTGA